GCCACGGCGGACAAGTGCTCTTGTTGATCCTGATGATCGGCCGCGGCGACCTTAGCCCGGCGGCGCTGAAACCAAGACCGACGCCGGCGACCGCAGGAGGAAGGACCAAGGAagagaagcaagaagaagaagacgatgatCCTGCTGCACCATTACCACCACGTTCCATTTGATTGAGGAGAGGACACAAGGTACGGCTTTATTTATAGGCGGTATATTGACAGTGCGTGATGAACTGATGCGACCTACAGTACTAGCTAGCAGTACTCCATGGGTCTAGGATGAGCCGGCCGGAGAGGCGGACACAAATGGCGTCCGGACGCCGGTGCCGTGCCGGCCGGGACGGAGAGCGATGGGGGGGAGGGGGACGTGCTGCGCCAGCTGAACCTCTGACCTGTTAATCAGATATAGCTAGCTGCCAAGCGCAAGATTCAATTTGTTGGCTAATCCCTCGATGCGATGAACGCAAGCAAAACATAACGACTGATGTCAAAACTCACTCTTTGTTAGTGTGCAGTTAGCAATACAGTGCTCCGGAATACACTTGCGAAAATATGTGCTTtcttcgtccaacaaagaatgtctctaactttgactaaatttgaatgcatctatatcctaagtcatgtctagatacatctaaattttgacaaatttaagacattttttgttagatgGAGGAAGTAGCTTAATTTCATCTCAAGACAGTCGCGTATATACTGCGGCATTGTTCGACAAAATCATACAGTACACTGCAGTAGAGAAGAGAATTTTCCGTGATACTCTATATAAATTGCCCCACTTATGGGCCACACTCACTCTGCATCTCGCTGTAAAACCAAATGctaggaaagaaaataaaaacccAACGAAACCACCACCACGCCTGCTAGAATTACAGGGATGCATTTGCAAATCCTAAATCCCTAATCAACAACATCAGCAGCTCACCTCACGTCACCATCTCTTTCTTATGTACATTTACACACACAAACACGAACTCTCGGGCCAGGCATTCGCCGGCGTCAAGCCTTGTCATCGTCGGCCGGCACATGCCACACCCAGAACTCCTCCTTCTGCTGAGCGCCACGCTTCCTGGGGCTCATCTTCGGCGACCGGAGCCTCCTCCGGTGCCGACTCTGCAGTGTTCTCGCCCGCTCCTGTtttctctccttcttctcctcctccggtgcAGCCACGAAGAGCACCACCGGCCCAACCCCGCTACCCGCCACGTCATCCTCCATGCTAACCTTAAGCAGCGGCTCGAGCGCCTCCACGACGGCCGACATGTCAGGCCGGTTCTTGGGGCTCCCGCTCAGACACTGGTGCGCTACTAGCGCCGCCCTCTGGGCCGCACGGGCCGGGTACCGGTTCTCCAGGGCTGGGTCCATGATCCGACGGGCCAGCCGGAGCGGGTCCCTGAGCCCGGGCCGTGCGTACTCCACCAGGTTCTGCTCTCTGCTAGGCCGTGACTTGTCCACCGATCGCCGGCCCGTCAGGATCTCTAGCAGCACCACcccgaagctgtacacgtcgctCTTCGCCGTCAGGTGGCCGGTCATGATGTACTCCGGCGCCGCGTAGCCGTGGGTGCCCATGACCCGGGTCGACACGTGCGTATCGTCCCCTTCTGGCCCATCCTTGGCCAGCCCGAAGTCTGAAAGCTTCGCACCGTCGTCCTGCGCGCATACAAAGGACCGAGAAACAAATAAGCAACTTTGAAGCTTTACTACGGGCCTCTTTCGAGCCTATCAAGTAATATAAAGGGCCTTGTTGCATGGGTCGGAGAGTGGGCTGACCGAGTCGAGGAGGATATTTGAGGCCTTGAAGTCGCGGTAGATGACCGGCTTCTCGGCGTCGTGGAGAAACGCCAATCCCTTCGCAGCGCCGACGGCGATGTTTAGCCTTATTGACCATGGCAGCGTGGCCGGAACATCTGCAAGAAATCGCAGGAAAAAAGAATCATTCCAAGATTCGAGCTGAAGCTATGTTACTCGTTAGTCAATTGCAATCATGTAAACGCTGTACAATTTAAGGAATTGTTGTTCCGACAGCGTTGTCGCTTGTGCCCGTAGGATTTTGAAACTCGTTATTTTCCTGCATGTCGCGGAGAGTTTTATTTTTGGACGCGGGAATAGTCAATACGTTAGGGGAACTCGTGGTGACTAATTAACAAGAAGAGATCAATCAGTGAGGTAGGGGGGAAATAGTAGCATGACAATAGAGGGAGGGTATATTAATCTTGACATTGATCCGGCAACTGTCTCAGTTGTGACCTCTAATTAATCTACCTTGTGCTGGAAGCATGTATGGAGGAAATGTTCCATACTTTGTCAATGCTTGGTTTCGTATAGGAGCAGAGGCCAGTCAAGTTTAGTTGgtcagaaatcagaaaatcCCTCGAAAGTAGCTGGGGAAAACTTGGTCGGCATCCATCGAAAGTAGCTCGGAAAACTTGGTAGGTGCCAATTGGACAGGCTTCTTTGAATTTAGAGTGGGGCTCTGAAAATTTCTCCACGACCACGACCATGCCAAGTCTATGCACTGATCTTACTTGGGCAGGCCAACCAACTTCTCCGTCGTCTCAGATCACTAGGCCGTCCTATTTTCTCTGCTCAATTTGGTGCTACTTAAACTGAAACTAAACTCTTACTCcttcctccgtctaacaatGGACgtttcaactttgactaaatttaaatgcatttatacactaagtcacatCTAGATACgtttaaattttaacaaacttgagacattctttgttagACGGAAGCAATAATATCTTGAGATGAAAAACGAAGGGAAAGAAGATATGGTTTGCACGTACGTTGGAAGAGGTGGTTCTCGAGGCTGCCGTGGGCCATGTACTCGTAGACGAGGAGGCGGTGCTCGTCCTCGCAGCAGTAGCCAACCAGCTTCACCAGGTTGGGGTGCCGCAGCTGCCCCAGGAAGATCACCTCTGCCTGCAGTCATACAGAGAAACCAATCAATTTATTAGACAATTACATTAGcttggaaaacaaaaatagacAATTAGCTATACTAGCTAGCAAGGGGTCACATCCATGTCAGGGAACAGCATCCATCGCATCGATCTATGTCATATACTTTTTTCATTAGGTCGCCGATCCAACTTGTTATCCGGCCGCCGGCTGCAAACCGGAACCGTCACATCGCTCAACAAATCTTCTCGCTGGTTTTTTCTTGCCAGAGACACACGAACACGTCGTAATCTTTGGTGCCAGGATATTTTTAATGCATGTTTGGCTAGCTTTGAATACTGCTGGTCGAGAATAATCCAGAAATAACAAAGCACGAGTACGTTGTTAATTAGCAGGGTGACTAATTAGGGTGGCTGATAGTATTTGCCTTGGCATTAGATTTTTGTTTAGTTACCGGCTGTCTGGAATCATATCGGACCATGTTTGTTTAGAATACAGATTTTTGCACGAATTAATTTCCCTTTATAGTTAATGTAGAATCAAGATTAGTTTTCTGACACTCCAAAATAGTAGTACTTGCATACTCATTTTAGGAGAACTAGTTCGCTTAACTTGCCTAAAACTACAAGACCTGAACTATAAGCATATATTGCTTCTAGCTACGGATTACAGGTTGCTTCCCAACAAAATTGGAGTATATATGTTATACAGTAATATCAAAGCTTAATAAATCTATCCTCCacggaaaaaagaagaagctaatgAACTCACTCCTGGTAGCTTTTAAAATTCACTTATCTATGGAGTTACTCAATGTTGCAGCAGGTGTAAGGATTGGATTTAGTGATCCTTGTAAggcaaagctagctagcttgttgGTTAACCAGGCGCCACACGGTCACTCTTTCAGACTTTCACTGTAAGACACCTATATAAGTACTAGACTAGATTTAATAGCAAGGAACTTTTCCTAGGAAGCTATCTATGGCAGCCACATACTTTAGTTGTCGATcgccagaaaaaagaaactaataTCAGTTGTTGTTGGCTTGATAAATACTGTAGTTGATACTACTTGCCCCTTTtcaaacataaataaatacaGTAGTTGATACTATTTGCACACGCGAATATATTGAAATTGAAGGGATCGACAACAAATTGGACAGGTGGAGGTTTGCAGGCGGCACGTACCAGCCATTCCTTGTGTCCCTGTGCGCCCTCGGGGTCCCAGAGCTTGACGGCGATGTGCTGCGGCTTGAGCCCGTGCTTGACGGCGCCGTCGACGAAGCCCTTGTAGACGGGGCCGAAGCCGCCCTCGCCGAGGAAGTTGGCGTCGTCGAAGTCGCGCGTCGCCGCCCGCAGCTCCGCCACCGTGAACACGTGCAGGTTCGACCCCACCAGCGACACCGACAGGTcctccgccccgccgccgctcaggTCCGTGAACGACAGCCGCCGCATCCCGCCGCCGGTCCCAGATCCGGAGCCGCGGGGGCGGACCTTCTTCCGGCTCTGAGGATTAGCCCCGCACCCTGCCCCGCCCAGGCAGCCGCCCAGGAGGGATCTCCATGGCGAAGACGAAGCCCCCTTAATCCCGTCGCtcctcatcgccgccgccgggcacGGACACAGAATTGAAGAATTCTCTTCTACAGAACGTCCTCGATCAGCGCGGCGCCGGTGCGTACAGCAGCATAtatcgccggcggccgccgcgctctATATGTGCGTTTGGAAATTAACTGGAGGGACTAGAGAGAGGAGCTTGGTGATGAAAGGCGGAGTCGCGGAGAGaggcgtgggcgaggtcgtgtGCCTGGTTGTGGGTGGGAGGGATATATAGGCGCGACCGACTCGGGGGAGAGCGAACCAGCCAGCGGGGGGGCTTGGCTAGCTTGGCCTTCGGTCCGATGACGTGGCACGGAAAATAGGAGAACCTCTGTTTTCTCTAATTTCTTGGTGTGCTAAAAATTCTCATTTGCAGGTCGAGGATGAGAGTACGCAAGGTTTAAGGCCGTTGATAAAACAGCCTTCGTTTTAA
This is a stretch of genomic DNA from Brachypodium distachyon strain Bd21 chromosome 1, Brachypodium_distachyon_v3.0, whole genome shotgun sequence. It encodes these proteins:
- the LOC100844626 gene encoding serine/threonine-protein kinase RIPK — translated: MRSDGIKGASSSPWRSLLGGCLGGAGCGANPQSRKKVRPRGSGSGTGGGMRRLSFTDLSGGGAEDLSVSLVGSNLHVFTVAELRAATRDFDDANFLGEGGFGPVYKGFVDGAVKHGLKPQHIAVKLWDPEGAQGHKEWLAEVIFLGQLRHPNLVKLVGYCCEDEHRLLVYEYMAHGSLENHLFQHVPATLPWSIRLNIAVGAAKGLAFLHDAEKPVIYRDFKASNILLDSDDGAKLSDFGLAKDGPEGDDTHVSTRVMGTHGYAAPEYIMTGHLTAKSDVYSFGVVLLEILTGRRSVDKSRPSREQNLVEYARPGLRDPLRLARRIMDPALENRYPARAAQRAALVAHQCLSGSPKNRPDMSAVVEALEPLLKVSMEDDVAGSGVGPVVLFVAAPEEEKKERKQERARTLQSRHRRRLRSPKMSPRKRGAQQKEEFWVWHVPADDDKA